AGCAAAGTCGTCCTCACTTAGAAACAATgttaatttacattttgttgtcctccatctctctgctcactgtagctctcaacctgctggtcatcatctccatctcccacttcaagtagtgaaatatttcatttatttgtgaaAGTGGTAGATTGATACACGTGTTGCTCAATGACAAACTTTTGAATTTTtcctaatttatttttttacgtaTTTTTATCTGACCTGAGTTAAATGTTTATACAAATATCAAAATTTGTTTCCCTCCAGGCAGCTCCagacccccaccaacctcctcctcctctctctgtcggTCTCAGATTTCTTCGTCGGTCTCTTCTTGATCTttcaaataatgataatagaCGGCTGCTGGTTGCTCGGTGATCTCATGTGTTCTCTTTGGTTGATTCTATCAGCCATTGTTTTCTCGTCCTCAGTAGGAACCATGGTGCTCATATCAGTGGATCGATATGTGGCTATTTGTTATCCTCTGCATTACTTCACCAAAGTCAAACCAAAAATAGTTcaagtctgtgtttgtctgtgttggatgTTTGCTGCTTTATTTACCGGTCTGCTGCTGAAGAATAACCTGCAACATCCAGGCAGGTATAACTCCTGCATAGGAGAGTGTGTCTATGACATAAACTACATTGTTAATCTTTTTGATCTCATTGTTACATTCATTTTCCCCATTACAGTTATTGTCCTTCTACATATGAGAATATTTGTGGTGGCTGTCTATCAGGCTCGTGCCATGCGGTCTCACATTGCAGTTATGACAATGAAAGTAACCGTTAAAAAGTCTGAGATGAAAGCAGCCAGGAATCTtggtgttgttgtagttgtgtttCTGATATGCATTTGTCCATATTATTGTTTTGTTCTAACATCCCAAAATAACGTGTTCACAGCTTCATCTGTAATCATTGCAATATGGTTGTTATATTTTAACTCCTGTTTCAACCCTCTGATCTATGCCATTCTCTACCCCTGGTTCAGAAAATCAATTAAGGTCATTGTTACACTTCAGATACTGAAGCCCGGTTCTAGTCGGACCAACATGCTTTAGAGACACGCTGCATGGGTCTAATTTAAAATTAGCCTGAACAGAACATGCAGAATTTTATTAATGGTGAAAATGAATCTTTGGTTTTTCGCTAAAACCATTATGCAAATTAGAATTTATTAACCAAAAAATTTGAAGTAGCCATGACATCTTTATTGATTCCTGTATTGacagactttgtgtgtgtgctgagaaaCCTCCCAAGAGTCAGTCACATAACAATTGAGTGTGTgctgatttgtgtgtttgagatgGCCTTCCTCTAACAAACACTATAGTGGCTTCACGtgtgttcattttcattatatattaaatgagttgtgtgtatttttatatcaatgcaaataaagttctctaaaaaaaaaaagtaaatggaaTGAACCTGTTTTAcactgaacatttttttaacataataatATGCAACTTGTGAAACCAAGACAAGTTAGAATATTAGGCaataaatgtgaatgtgaatgtgaagagTCACATAACTATTGAGTGTGTGCTGATTTGTATTGTGTTTGA
The window above is part of the Gasterosteus aculeatus chromosome 16, fGasAcu3.hap1.1, whole genome shotgun sequence genome. Proteins encoded here:
- the LOC120834329 gene encoding trace amine-associated receptor 13c-like; this encodes MGILGQRQLQTPTNLLLLSLSVSDFFVGLFLIFQIMIIDGCWLLGDLMCSLWLILSAIVFSSSVGTMVLISVDRYVAICYPLHYFTKVKPKIVQVCVCLCWMFAALFTGLLLKNNLQHPGRYNSCIGECVYDINYIVNLFDLIVTFIFPITVIVLLHMRIFVVAVYQARAMRSHIAVMTMKVTVKKSEMKAARNLGVVVVVFLICICPYYCFVLTSQNNVFTASSVIIAIWLLYFNSCFNPLIYAILYPWFRKSIKVIVTLQILKPGSSRTNML